The proteins below are encoded in one region of Microbispora sp. NBC_01189:
- a CDS encoding peptidase E, producing the protein MSRIGQSHIVAIGGGSFRQSERYGFIEPTALLRYVLDLTGQDRPKLGLLATATGDDADWLLKMYGAFARWDVEVSHLTVFPMPNVADPREWILEQDAIYVSGGSVANLAALWRLHGLDEAFAEAWRAGVVLSGQSAGALCWHVGGNTDSFGPRLRPWSEGLALLPYSCGVHYNSDPQRRALLHESVASGELPEGYAADEGVALHYVGTEFIQAVTTDPRGCAYRIERDGPSVKELRVEPRLLASTTLSS; encoded by the coding sequence ATGAGCCGCATCGGGCAGTCGCACATCGTCGCCATCGGGGGCGGCTCGTTCCGGCAGTCGGAACGGTACGGGTTCATCGAGCCGACCGCACTGCTGCGTTACGTCCTCGACCTGACCGGGCAGGACCGGCCCAAGCTCGGGCTGCTCGCCACCGCCACCGGGGACGACGCCGACTGGCTGCTGAAGATGTACGGCGCGTTCGCCCGCTGGGACGTCGAGGTCAGCCACCTGACGGTGTTCCCGATGCCGAACGTCGCCGACCCCCGCGAGTGGATCCTGGAGCAGGACGCGATCTACGTGAGCGGCGGCAGCGTCGCCAACCTCGCCGCGCTGTGGCGGCTGCACGGCCTCGACGAGGCGTTCGCCGAGGCCTGGCGCGCGGGCGTGGTGCTGTCCGGGCAGAGCGCCGGGGCGCTGTGCTGGCACGTCGGCGGCAACACCGACTCGTTCGGGCCGAGGCTGCGGCCCTGGTCCGAGGGCCTGGCCCTACTGCCGTACTCCTGCGGCGTCCACTACAACTCCGACCCGCAGCGCCGGGCGCTGCTGCACGAGTCGGTCGCCTCGGGCGAGCTGCCGGAGGGGTACGCCGCCGACGAGGGCGTGGCGCTGCACTACGTCGGCACCGAGTTCATCCAGGCCGTGACCACCGATCCCCGGGGGTGCGCGTACCGGATCGAGCGCGACGGGCCCTCCGTCAAGGAGCTGCGGGTCGAGCCCCGGCTGCTGGCCTCCACTACCCTGTCATCGTGA
- a CDS encoding TIGR01777 family oxidoreductase: MTTVVTGASGLLGSALVSSLRDDGHEVRRLVRREPAAPDERFWDPAGGVLDPAALEGADAVVHLAGAGIGDRRWSDAYKRELVESRVSGTRTLAEALARADGGPRVLLSSSAIGFYGDTGDRAVDESAPPGKGFLADLVRAWEDATAPAADAGLRVARLRTGMVLSGRGGALARMLPIFKMGAGAVLGSGRQYVSWIALPDWVDAVRFLLSREDLSGPVNLTAPEPVTNADYTAALAKALKRPVMPVPAPRLALRLALGEFADEALLAGQRVLPRRLLDAGHRFAHPAIGDALAAVL, encoded by the coding sequence ATGACGACAGTGGTGACCGGTGCGTCCGGTCTGCTCGGCTCGGCCCTGGTGAGCTCGCTGCGGGACGACGGGCACGAGGTGCGCCGTCTGGTGCGGCGCGAACCCGCGGCGCCCGACGAGCGCTTCTGGGACCCGGCGGGCGGGGTGCTCGACCCGGCCGCCCTGGAGGGCGCCGACGCCGTCGTCCACCTCGCCGGGGCGGGGATCGGCGACCGCCGGTGGTCCGACGCGTACAAGCGGGAGCTGGTGGAGAGCCGGGTCTCCGGCACGCGGACGCTCGCCGAGGCGCTGGCCCGCGCGGACGGCGGGCCGCGCGTCCTGCTGTCCTCCTCGGCGATCGGCTTCTACGGCGACACGGGCGACCGGGCGGTGGACGAGTCCGCTCCGCCGGGAAAGGGCTTCCTGGCCGACCTGGTGCGCGCCTGGGAGGACGCCACGGCGCCCGCCGCGGACGCGGGCCTCCGGGTGGCGCGGCTGCGCACCGGCATGGTGCTCAGCGGCCGGGGCGGCGCGCTCGCCCGGATGCTGCCGATCTTCAAGATGGGCGCGGGAGCCGTCCTCGGCAGCGGCAGGCAGTACGTGTCGTGGATCGCGCTGCCCGACTGGGTGGACGCGGTCCGCTTCCTGCTCTCCCGCGAGGACCTCTCCGGGCCGGTCAATCTGACGGCGCCCGAGCCGGTGACGAACGCCGACTACACCGCCGCGCTCGCGAAGGCGCTGAAGCGCCCGGTGATGCCGGTCCCGGCCCCGCGCCTCGCGCTGCGCCTGGCGCTCGGCGAGTTCGCCGACGAGGCCCTGCTCGCGGGCCAGCGGGTGCTCCCCCGGCGGCTCCTCGACGCAGGTCACCGGTTCGCCCATCCCGCCATCGGCGACGCGCTGGCCGCCGTACTCTGA
- the sucB gene encoding 2-oxoglutarate dehydrogenase, E2 component, dihydrolipoamide succinyltransferase, with the protein MPVSVTMPQLGESVTEGTVTRWLKKEGERVEADEPLLEVSTDKVDTEIPSPSAGYLTKIIVAEDETVEVGAELALIDSEAGAAPAAAEAAPAAPEPAPQPEPEPAPQAAAPAPAPISSIPQPAPAVVTPQPAPQAQPAPQPQAQPAQPAPAAEPTPLPSSGESPYVTPLVRKLAAEHGVDLDALTGTGVGGRIRKQDVIEAARVQREQAAAAPAAPQAAPAEAPAASAAPAAAPAASEVRVDTTLRGRAEKMSRLRQTIAKRMVESLQVSAQLTTVVEVDVTRIARLRDQAKGEFLRREGVKLSFMPFFAIAAIEALKQHPKLNATINSETNEVTYFDVEHLGFATDTERGLLVPVIKNAGDLNIAGLARKIADLAERTRTNKVSPDEITGGTFTLTNTGSRGALFDTPILNQPQVGMLGTGAVVKRPVVVDTPEGEVIAVRSMVYLALSYDHRLVDGADAARFLTTIKRRLEEGRFEAQLGLA; encoded by the coding sequence ATGCCGGTCTCCGTAACCATGCCCCAGCTCGGCGAGAGCGTTACCGAGGGCACCGTCACCCGCTGGCTGAAGAAGGAAGGCGAGCGCGTCGAGGCCGACGAGCCGCTGCTCGAGGTGTCGACGGACAAGGTCGACACCGAGATCCCTTCGCCGTCCGCCGGTTACCTGACCAAGATCATCGTGGCCGAGGACGAGACCGTCGAGGTCGGCGCCGAGCTCGCGCTGATCGACTCGGAGGCGGGCGCCGCTCCGGCCGCCGCCGAGGCCGCGCCGGCCGCGCCCGAGCCGGCCCCGCAGCCCGAGCCCGAGCCCGCGCCGCAGGCCGCCGCGCCCGCGCCCGCGCCGATCTCCTCGATCCCGCAGCCCGCGCCCGCCGTGGTCACGCCGCAGCCGGCCCCGCAGGCCCAGCCCGCCCCGCAGCCGCAGGCCCAGCCCGCGCAGCCCGCTCCGGCGGCCGAGCCGACCCCGCTGCCGTCGTCCGGCGAGAGCCCGTACGTCACGCCGCTGGTCCGCAAGCTCGCCGCCGAGCACGGCGTCGACCTCGACGCGCTGACCGGCACCGGCGTCGGCGGCCGGATCCGCAAGCAGGACGTGATCGAGGCCGCCCGCGTCCAGCGCGAGCAGGCCGCCGCCGCCCCGGCCGCCCCGCAGGCGGCGCCCGCCGAGGCCCCTGCCGCCTCTGCGGCCCCCGCCGCCGCGCCCGCCGCGTCGGAGGTGCGGGTCGACACCACGCTGCGCGGCCGCGCCGAGAAGATGTCGCGCCTGCGGCAGACCATCGCCAAGCGCATGGTGGAGTCGCTGCAGGTCTCGGCCCAGCTCACCACCGTGGTCGAGGTCGACGTCACCCGCATCGCCCGCCTGCGCGACCAGGCCAAGGGCGAGTTCCTGCGGCGCGAGGGCGTCAAGCTGTCGTTCATGCCGTTCTTCGCGATCGCCGCGATCGAGGCGCTCAAGCAGCACCCGAAGCTGAACGCCACGATCAACAGCGAGACCAACGAGGTCACCTACTTCGACGTCGAGCACCTCGGTTTCGCGACCGACACCGAGCGCGGCCTGCTCGTCCCGGTGATCAAGAACGCCGGCGACCTCAACATCGCCGGGCTCGCCCGTAAGATCGCCGACCTCGCCGAGCGCACCCGCACCAACAAGGTGAGCCCGGACGAGATCACCGGCGGCACGTTCACGCTGACCAACACCGGCAGCCGGGGCGCGCTGTTCGACACGCCGATCCTCAACCAGCCGCAGGTCGGCATGCTGGGCACCGGCGCGGTCGTCAAGCGCCCGGTCGTCGTGGACACCCCGGAGGGCGAGGTCATCGCGGTCCGCTCGATGGTGTACCTCGCGCTCAGCTACGACCACCGCCTGGTCGACGGCGCCGACGCCGCCCGCTTCCTCACGACGATCAAGCGTCGTCTGGAGGAGGGCCGCTTCGAGGCCCAGCTCGGCCTGGCGTAG
- the lipB gene encoding lipoyl(octanoyl) transferase LipB, with product MKGLAIVRLGVDVPYEQVWALQRRLHARRAAGEISDLCLMLEHAPVYTAGKRTLPHERPADGTPVIDVDRGGKLAWHGPGQLVCYPIIRITDVVSYLRLLEEVLMQVCADFGLTARRVEGRGGLWVPGDPSHGLPDRRLGTIGIRVAGGVTMHGFALNCANDLSWYNRITGNLTGDDAGVTSLSAETGRRITVDEVMPFAAKRLAEALGEEPYDLYEEDLGETGEVGPGNKLDW from the coding sequence GTGAAGGGCTTGGCCATCGTCCGCCTGGGAGTGGACGTCCCGTACGAGCAGGTCTGGGCCCTGCAGCGGCGGCTGCACGCCCGCCGCGCGGCCGGCGAGATCTCCGACCTGTGCCTGATGCTGGAGCACGCCCCCGTCTACACCGCGGGCAAGCGGACCCTCCCCCACGAGCGGCCGGCCGACGGCACCCCCGTCATCGACGTGGACCGGGGCGGGAAGCTCGCCTGGCATGGTCCGGGCCAGCTCGTCTGCTATCCGATCATCCGGATCACCGACGTCGTCTCCTACCTCCGGCTGCTGGAGGAGGTCCTGATGCAGGTCTGCGCCGACTTCGGGCTGACCGCGCGGCGGGTCGAGGGGCGCGGCGGGTTGTGGGTGCCCGGCGACCCGTCCCACGGGCTGCCCGACCGCAGGCTCGGCACGATCGGGATCCGGGTCGCCGGCGGGGTGACCATGCACGGCTTCGCGCTCAACTGCGCCAACGACCTGAGCTGGTACAACCGCATAACGGGGAACCTCACCGGGGACGACGCGGGGGTCACCTCGCTGTCGGCGGAGACCGGCAGGCGCATCACGGTCGACGAGGTCATGCCCTTCGCCGCCAAGCGCCTCGCCGAGGCGCTTGGCGAGGAGCCGTACGACCTGTACGAGGAGGACCTGGGCGAGACGGGCGAGGTCGGGCCGGGTAATAAGCTGGACTGGTGA